In Methanothermus fervidus DSM 2088, a single genomic region encodes these proteins:
- a CDS encoding Vacuolar H+transporting two-sector ATPase F subunit (COGs: COG1436 H+-ATPase subunit F~InterPro IPR008218~KEGG: mth:MTH956 V-type ATP synthase subunit F~PFAM: Vacuolar H+transporting two-sector ATPase F subunit~SPTR: O27037 V-type ATP synthase subunit F~PFAM: ATP synthase (F/14-kDa) subunit~TIGRFAM: vacuolar ATP synthase F subunit): MASKIAVMGDEDTVVGFKFGGIKDGYIITNKEEAKKTFENLIKEKDIIIITENIADKLRSEINKISEEPLPIIIEIPDKTGPSKKTVDPMRELVKKVIGVEMIK; this comes from the coding sequence ATGGCATCTAAAATTGCAGTAATGGGTGACGAAGACACTGTTGTTGGATTTAAATTTGGAGGTATAAAGGATGGTTACATTATAACAAACAAAGAAGAAGCAAAAAAAACATTTGAAAATTTGATAAAGGAAAAGGATATAATCATAATAACAGAAAACATTGCTGATAAATTGAGATCTGAAATAAATAAAATCTCAGAAGAACCTCTACCAATAATAATAGAGATACCTGACAAAACTGGTCCTTCTAAGAAAACTGTTGATCCGATGAGAGAACTTGTAAAAAAAGTAATTGGGGTTGAGATGATAAAATGA
- a CDS encoding H(+)-transporting two-sector ATPase (COGs: COG1155 H+-ATPase subunit A~InterPro IPR000793: IPR018118: IPR003587: IPR003586: IPR 006141: IPR004042: IPR020003: IPR004100: IPR000194: IPR006142~KEGG: pho:PH1975 V-type ATP synthase subunit A~PFAM: H+transporting two-sector ATPase alpha/beta subunit central region; H+transporting two-sector ATPase alpha/beta subunit domain protein~PRIAM: H(+)-transporting two-sector ATPase~SMART: Hedgehog/intein hint domain protein~SPTR: O57728 V-type ATP synthase alpha chain~PFAM: ATP synthase alpha/beta family, beta-barrel domain; ATP synthase alpha/beta chain, C terminal domain; ATP synthase alpha/beta family, nucleotide-binding domain~TIGRFAM: intein N-terminal splicing region; intein C-terminal splicing region), with protein sequence MTGEKRIIRVSGPVVVAEGMKGSQMYEMVRVGEEKLIGEIIELEGDKATIQVYEDTTGLKPGEKVETTGGPLSVELGPGVLGEIFDGIQRPLDKIKAMTGEFIRRGVDVPSLPREKKWKFKPTVDVGDEVVGGDIIGEVQETKSIVHKIMVPPNISGSIENIEEGKFKVDEKIAEIKTDDSVEELKMMQKWPVRKSRPYKKKLDPDVPLITGQRVQDTFFPIAKGGTAAIPGPFGSGKCVSGDTPILLGDGSLITMEELYKKSLENGKVIEENEHEEIIKLDKPITVYSFDGSKIIKTKTDIFYKGKSDSLIHIKTKSGREVKVTPIHILFKINENGEIVETMAKDLNEGDYIVAARKIDINNEDEKIDLSKFNEKEIKKLPDKMSPELAEFLGLLFAAGQLDENKLILKIENGNKDILERFSELSLKLFGVECKILENKAIIENKLIVKFVKTLGILESKIPKIILKSKNKCIARFIDGYINASASNNVLSIEDKDLKVQLSYLLTRAGIYHEISHDGIFLHLDNSLLTSVEYGDEVVSVAISSCGETNYPNEIFADQIVEIREITGPFDVYDISIPGIENFFGGFGAILLHNTVTQQQLAKWADADIVIYVGCGERGNEMTEVLEEFPKLEDPRTGRPLMERTVLIANTSNMPVAAREACVYTGITIAEYFRDMGYDVALMADSTSRWAEAMREISGRLEEMPGEEGYPAYLASRLAQFYERAGRVITLGSEDKVASVSVIGAVSPPGGDFSEPVTQNTLRICKVFWALDSSLADRRHFPAIDWLQSYSLYVDSVKDWWKKKIGKDWKAVRDEAMALLQKEAELQEIVQLVGPDALPDIERLTLETARMIREDFLQQNAYHEIDTYCPPEKQFKMLETILLFNRETKKALKKGAPIDKLTQLPVKEDIARMKYIPPDEFEEKVKEIQDKIIKQCEEVLK encoded by the coding sequence ATGACAGGCGAAAAGAGAATCATCAGAGTATCTGGTCCTGTAGTCGTGGCTGAAGGAATGAAAGGATCACAAATGTATGAGATGGTTAGAGTTGGAGAAGAAAAACTAATAGGCGAAATTATAGAGTTAGAAGGAGATAAAGCAACAATACAAGTTTATGAAGATACAACAGGGTTAAAACCTGGCGAAAAAGTTGAAACTACTGGAGGACCCTTATCTGTTGAATTAGGTCCTGGAGTTCTTGGAGAAATTTTTGATGGAATTCAGCGCCCATTGGATAAAATAAAAGCGATGACCGGTGAATTTATAAGAAGAGGTGTCGATGTACCTTCATTGCCCAGAGAGAAGAAATGGAAGTTTAAACCAACTGTCGATGTTGGCGATGAAGTGGTAGGTGGAGACATAATAGGTGAAGTACAGGAAACAAAGTCCATTGTTCATAAAATAATGGTTCCTCCAAATATTTCAGGATCTATTGAAAATATAGAGGAAGGTAAGTTTAAAGTTGATGAAAAAATTGCAGAAATAAAAACTGATGACAGTGTAGAAGAATTAAAGATGATGCAAAAATGGCCTGTAAGGAAGAGCAGACCATATAAAAAGAAATTAGATCCTGATGTTCCATTAATAACAGGACAAAGGGTACAAGATACGTTTTTCCCAATTGCTAAAGGAGGTACAGCAGCAATACCAGGCCCATTTGGTAGTGGAAAATGTGTGTCTGGTGATACTCCAATTTTATTAGGAGACGGTTCATTAATTACAATGGAAGAATTATATAAAAAATCATTAGAAAATGGAAAAGTAATAGAAGAGAATGAGCACGAAGAAATAATAAAATTAGATAAACCCATAACTGTTTATTCATTTGATGGATCAAAGATAATTAAGACTAAAACTGACATATTCTACAAAGGGAAAAGCGATTCATTAATTCATATAAAAACAAAAAGTGGAAGAGAAGTGAAAGTTACACCTATCCATATATTATTCAAAATAAATGAAAATGGTGAAATTGTTGAAACAATGGCAAAAGATTTAAATGAAGGCGATTACATCGTTGCTGCAAGAAAAATTGACATAAATAATGAAGATGAGAAAATTGATTTATCAAAATTCAATGAAAAGGAAATTAAAAAACTACCAGATAAGATGTCACCAGAATTAGCAGAATTCTTAGGATTATTATTTGCGGCAGGACAATTAGATGAAAACAAGTTAATACTTAAGATTGAAAATGGAAATAAGGATATTTTAGAGAGATTTTCTGAATTATCACTCAAATTATTCGGAGTTGAATGTAAGATATTAGAAAATAAAGCTATAATTGAAAATAAATTAATAGTAAAGTTTGTTAAAACACTTGGAATTCTAGAATCTAAAATACCAAAAATTATTTTAAAATCTAAAAATAAATGCATTGCCAGATTCATTGATGGTTATATAAATGCATCTGCATCCAATAATGTATTATCAATTGAAGATAAAGATTTGAAGGTTCAACTTTCATATCTTTTAACAAGAGCTGGTATTTATCACGAAATTTCTCATGATGGCATATTCTTACATCTGGATAATTCATTGTTAACATCTGTAGAGTATGGTGATGAAGTAGTAAGTGTAGCAATTAGTTCTTGTGGAGAAACAAACTATCCAAACGAAATATTTGCTGATCAAATAGTTGAAATAAGGGAGATTACAGGCCCATTTGATGTCTATGATATTTCTATTCCAGGAATAGAAAACTTCTTTGGAGGATTTGGTGCAATACTTCTACATAATACCGTTACACAACAACAATTAGCAAAATGGGCAGATGCTGACATAGTGATATATGTTGGGTGTGGAGAAAGAGGAAATGAAATGACTGAAGTTCTAGAGGAGTTTCCAAAGTTAGAGGACCCAAGAACAGGAAGACCATTAATGGAAAGAACTGTTCTTATAGCAAATACATCTAACATGCCAGTAGCAGCTAGGGAAGCTTGTGTTTACACAGGTATAACTATTGCAGAATACTTCAGAGATATGGGATATGATGTAGCATTGATGGCAGATTCAACATCAAGATGGGCAGAGGCCATGAGGGAAATATCAGGCAGGCTAGAGGAAATGCCTGGTGAAGAAGGTTATCCTGCTTATTTAGCTTCAAGATTAGCACAATTTTATGAAAGGGCTGGTAGAGTTATCACACTTGGAAGTGAGGATAAAGTTGCATCAGTTTCTGTTATTGGTGCAGTGTCTCCACCTGGTGGAGATTTCTCAGAACCTGTGACACAGAATACTTTGAGAATATGTAAAGTATTTTGGGCATTAGATTCTTCATTAGCTGATAGAAGACATTTCCCAGCTATAGATTGGCTACAAAGTTATTCATTATATGTGGATAGTGTAAAAGATTGGTGGAAAAAGAAAATTGGAAAAGATTGGAAAGCTGTGAGAGATGAAGCGATGGCATTATTACAGAAAGAAGCAGAATTGCAAGAAATCGTACAACTAGTTGGTCCAGATGCATTGCCTGATATAGAAAGATTGACATTAGAGACAGCTAGAATGATACGAGAAGATTTCCTCCAACAAAATGCATACCATGAGATAGATACTTATTGTCCACCTGAAAAGCAATTTAAGATGTTAGAAACAATACTATTATTCAATAGAGAAACTAAGAAGGCATTGAAAAAAGGAGCACCTATTGATAAATTAACACAACTCCCTGTCAAAGAAGATATTGCAAGAATGAAATACATACCTCCAGATGAATTTGAAGAAAAAGTCAAAGAAATACAAGATAAAATTATTAAACAATGCGAAGAGGTGCTAAAATGA
- a CDS encoding ATP synthase, B subunit (COGs: COG1156 H+-ATPase subunit B~InterPro IPR000793: IPR018118: IPR005724: IPR020003: IPR 004100: IPR000194~KEGG: mth:MTH954 V-type ATP synthase subunit B~PFAM: H+transporting two-sector ATPase alpha/beta subunit central region; H+transporting two-sector ATPase alpha/beta subunit domain protein~PRIAM: H(+)-transporting two-sector ATPase~SPTR: O27035 V-type ATP synthase beta chain~TIGRFAM: ATP synthase, B subunit~PFAM: ATP synthase alpha/beta family, beta-barrel domain; ATP synthase alpha/beta chain, C terminal domain; ATP synthase alpha/beta family, nucleotide-binding domain~TIGRFAM: ATP synthase archaeal, B subunit), producing the protein MSADIKTREYTSVSEVSGPLLIVEGVEDAAYGEIVEIETPGGETRKGQVLEIYRNRAVVQVFEGTGDLNTQTTKVRFTGETAKLGVSMDMMGRIFDGTGKPIDGGPEVIPEEELDITGSPMNPSARKYPAEFIQTGISTIDGMNTLVRGQKLPIFSGSGLPHNELAAQIARQAKVLTEESEFAVIFTAMGITHEEANFFMKEFERTGALERVTVFMNLADDPAIERIMTPRMALTTAEYFAFEYDMHVLVILTDMTNYCEALREISAAREEVPGRRGYPGYMYTDLASIYERAGRVHGKKGSITQMPILVMPQDDITHPIPDLTGYITEGQIVLSRELHRKGIYPPVDVLPSLSRLMSGGIGPGRTREDHADVSDQLYSAYAEGRDLRDLVAVVGEEALTDRDRKFLEFADEFEKRFVSQGRDEDRSIDETLDLAWDLLSILPTSELKRVSDEYIEKYLPK; encoded by the coding sequence ATGAGTGCTGATATTAAAACTCGGGAATATACTAGTGTAAGTGAAGTATCTGGTCCTCTTCTAATAGTTGAAGGAGTAGAAGATGCAGCATATGGTGAAATAGTAGAGATAGAGACTCCTGGTGGAGAAACTAGGAAGGGCCAGGTATTGGAGATTTATAGGAATAGAGCAGTGGTGCAAGTATTTGAGGGAACTGGAGATTTAAATACACAAACAACCAAGGTCAGATTCACTGGTGAGACTGCAAAATTGGGCGTATCTATGGACATGATGGGACGTATCTTCGATGGAACAGGGAAACCAATAGATGGTGGTCCTGAAGTAATTCCTGAGGAAGAATTAGATATTACTGGAAGTCCTATGAACCCTTCTGCAAGAAAATATCCAGCAGAATTTATACAAACAGGAATATCTACAATTGATGGAATGAATACATTGGTTAGAGGTCAAAAGCTACCAATTTTTTCAGGATCTGGTCTTCCACACAACGAGTTGGCAGCACAGATTGCAAGACAGGCAAAAGTTTTAACAGAGGAAAGTGAGTTTGCAGTTATATTTACAGCTATGGGAATTACACATGAAGAAGCAAACTTCTTTATGAAAGAATTTGAAAGAACTGGAGCATTAGAACGTGTTACAGTATTTATGAATCTTGCAGATGATCCAGCGATAGAAAGAATAATGACTCCTAGAATGGCTTTAACAACAGCAGAATATTTTGCATTTGAATATGATATGCATGTATTAGTAATACTAACAGACATGACTAATTATTGTGAAGCATTAAGAGAGATTTCAGCTGCAAGAGAAGAAGTGCCAGGTAGAAGAGGTTATCCTGGTTACATGTACACAGATTTAGCTAGTATATATGAAAGAGCTGGACGTGTCCATGGAAAAAAAGGATCTATTACTCAAATGCCAATATTGGTGATGCCTCAGGATGATATAACACATCCAATTCCAGACCTCACAGGTTATATAACAGAAGGCCAAATAGTTTTAAGTCGAGAACTCCATCGTAAAGGAATTTATCCTCCAGTAGACGTGTTACCATCACTATCAAGATTAATGAGTGGTGGAATTGGACCAGGTAGAACAAGAGAAGACCATGCCGATGTTTCTGACCAATTATATTCTGCTTACGCTGAAGGTCGTGATTTAAGAGACTTAGTTGCAGTAGTTGGTGAAGAAGCTTTAACAGACCGTGACAGGAAATTCTTAGAATTTGCAGATGAATTTGAGAAGAGATTTGTGTCACAAGGTAGAGACGAAGATAGATCAATTGATGAAACACTTGACCTAGCATGGGACTTACTGAGTATATTACCTACTTCAGAACTTAAGAGAGTGTCAGACGAATACATCGAAAAATACCTGCCTAAATAA
- a CDS encoding V-type ATPase, D subunit (COGs: COG1394 H+-ATPase subunit D~InterPro IPR002699: IPR019825~KEGG: mth:MTH953 V-type ATP synthase subunit D~PFAM: H+transporting two-sector ATPase D subunit~SPTR: O27034 V-type ATP synthase subunit D~TIGRFAM: V-type ATPase, D subunit~PFAM: ATP synthase subunit D~TIGRFAM: H(+)-transporting ATP synthase, vacuolar type, subunit D), with protein sequence MPQEIMEGVNPTRMELLKLKQREKLAVKGHNLLKEKRNALIMEFFNLLDRIKGMRKEIEEELQDAFKDLMEAYIHTGDAKVKKAAMAVQESVSVDIDSRSIMGVVVPLVDAESKERSMVERGYGLFDTSAKIDEVAKKFEKLIPKIIELGEVEKSIRLLAGEIESTKRRVNALEHIIIPKLKNTIKYIEMRLEEMERENFVRLKMIKRSMESE encoded by the coding sequence ATGCCACAGGAAATTATGGAAGGTGTTAATCCAACCAGAATGGAACTCCTAAAACTTAAACAAAGAGAAAAACTAGCTGTTAAGGGTCACAATCTTTTAAAAGAGAAAAGAAATGCATTAATAATGGAATTCTTCAATTTACTTGACAGAATAAAAGGGATGAGGAAAGAAATTGAAGAAGAATTGCAAGATGCATTTAAGGATTTAATGGAGGCATATATTCATACTGGAGATGCAAAAGTAAAAAAAGCAGCGATGGCTGTACAAGAATCAGTTAGTGTTGATATAGATTCACGTAGTATTATGGGTGTTGTAGTACCTTTAGTGGATGCTGAATCAAAAGAAAGAAGCATGGTTGAGAGAGGTTATGGTTTGTTTGATACCTCAGCAAAAATAGATGAGGTTGCAAAAAAATTTGAAAAATTGATTCCTAAGATAATTGAGTTAGGGGAAGTTGAAAAATCTATTAGACTTTTAGCTGGTGAAATAGAATCAACAAAAAGAAGAGTAAATGCATTGGAACATATAATAATACCTAAACTTAAAAACACAATAAAATATATTGAAATGCGGTTAGAAGAAATGGAAAGAGAGAATTTTGTAAGATTAAAAATGATTAAGAGGTCTATGGAGAGTGAATAA
- a CDS encoding Protein of unknown function DUF22 (COGs: COG1417 conserved hypothetical protein~InterPro IPR002572~KEGG: mth:MTH952 hypothetical protein~PFAM: Protein of unknown function DUF22~SPTR: O27033 Conserved protein~PFAM: Domain of unknown function DUF22) — protein MVKLMTRFREIVKEFEKKVHADKDFRIDSHYGLMRAIVANENIEVKSGDVKSLKIKKITIPKNHIIWICGYGVHPLGHIIAVGEEVPLPITMERSADHATFVAAKSGEIRKNDFLGVSILLPVKLLK, from the coding sequence ATGGTCAAATTAATGACACGTTTTCGTGAAATAGTAAAGGAATTTGAGAAGAAAGTACATGCTGACAAAGATTTTAGAATTGACAGTCATTATGGTTTAATGAGGGCAATAGTTGCCAATGAAAACATAGAAGTTAAAAGTGGAGATGTAAAGTCTTTAAAAATTAAAAAAATTACAATTCCAAAGAACCATATTATATGGATTTGTGGATATGGTGTCCATCCATTAGGGCATATTATTGCCGTGGGCGAGGAAGTTCCACTTCCAATCACTATGGAACGTTCTGCAGACCATGCAACCTTTGTAGCAGCAAAAAGTGGTGAGATAAGAAAAAACGATTTTCTAGGTGTTTCAATACTACTACCTGTCAAGTTATTGAAATAA
- a CDS encoding phenylalanyl-tRNA synthetase, alpha subunit (COGs: COG0016 Phenylalanyl-tRNA synthetase alpha subunit~InterPro IPR006195: IPR004529: IPR002319~KEGG: mth:MTH742 phenylalanyl-tRNA synthetase subunit alpha~PFAM: phenylalanyl-tRNA synthetase class IIc~PRIAM: Phenylalanine--tRNA ligase~SPTR: O26837 Phenylalanyl-tRNA synthetase alpha chain~TIGRFAM: phenylalanyl-tRNA synthetase, alpha subunit~PFAM: tRNA synthetases class II core domain (F)~TIGRFAM: phenylalanyl-tRNA synthetase, alpha subunit), whose translation MVYKTDELHIYEKKVLKAFESLGFSLKPEKIAKKQKMDIKAVMSAAGSLESKNLVKIHRKTDYLIRLNDEGLKYAKEGLPERRLLNYLLEKKSIKMKDLFRESPFEKKDINIGIGWLKKKNCIKIKKGVLEVTKKCEKFIDKDFEDEKLLKELLKKEEIWYSSLTKDLKKGYELLKNRGLLDIKEKTTHVLEITEEGKKLLDEGLEIIEEATQVTHEDLKSGRWKRLKYRPYDIFVEYPKIYPGKTHPLRDIIEEIRKIFISMGFKESRGPIVESAFWNFDSLFQPQDHAAREMQDTFYLKNPKICDLPDEKLVKKVKDVHEHGGSTGSEGWGYKWDISIAKKPVLRTHTTCISARFLFENKPPVKMFSIGRVFRRETITYKHLPEFHQVEGIIASKDVTFRDLLGTLREFYKKLGFEVRFRPAYFPYTYLSTECEIYLPEKGSWIELGGAGMFRPEVLEPLGIKTPVAAFGLGIERLAMIKLGIDDIRMLYRSNIEWLRKNPLVKGIKLS comes from the coding sequence ATGGTTTACAAAACAGATGAATTGCACATTTATGAAAAAAAAGTATTAAAGGCATTTGAATCATTAGGTTTTTCATTAAAGCCAGAAAAAATTGCAAAAAAACAAAAAATGGATATAAAGGCTGTAATGAGTGCTGCTGGATCTTTAGAATCAAAAAATCTTGTAAAAATACATAGAAAAACTGATTATTTAATAAGATTAAATGATGAAGGATTAAAATATGCTAAAGAAGGCTTACCTGAAAGACGCCTGCTCAATTATTTATTGGAAAAAAAGAGTATAAAAATGAAAGATCTTTTTAGAGAATCTCCTTTCGAAAAAAAAGATATAAATATAGGTATTGGATGGTTAAAAAAGAAAAATTGTATTAAAATAAAAAAAGGCGTACTTGAAGTAACAAAAAAATGTGAAAAATTTATAGATAAAGATTTTGAAGATGAAAAATTGTTAAAAGAGTTATTGAAAAAGGAGGAAATATGGTATTCTTCACTTACCAAAGACCTCAAAAAAGGGTATGAATTGTTAAAAAATAGAGGACTTCTCGATATAAAAGAAAAAACAACACATGTTTTAGAAATAACAGAAGAAGGTAAAAAATTATTGGACGAAGGATTAGAAATAATTGAAGAAGCTACACAAGTAACACACGAAGATTTGAAAAGTGGCAGGTGGAAAAGACTTAAGTATAGACCTTATGACATTTTCGTTGAATATCCAAAAATTTATCCGGGTAAAACACATCCACTACGTGACATAATAGAAGAGATAAGAAAAATATTTATTAGCATGGGATTTAAAGAATCAAGAGGTCCTATCGTTGAATCAGCTTTTTGGAATTTTGATAGTTTATTCCAACCTCAAGACCATGCTGCAAGAGAGATGCAGGATACATTTTATTTAAAAAATCCTAAAATATGTGATCTCCCAGATGAAAAATTGGTTAAAAAGGTTAAAGATGTTCATGAGCATGGTGGATCAACAGGTTCTGAAGGTTGGGGCTATAAATGGGACATATCTATAGCAAAAAAACCTGTTTTAAGAACACATACAACATGTATATCTGCAAGATTTTTATTTGAGAACAAACCTCCAGTAAAAATGTTTTCAATTGGTAGAGTTTTTAGAAGAGAAACTATAACTTATAAGCATTTGCCAGAATTTCATCAGGTGGAAGGGATTATAGCATCAAAAGATGTTACATTTAGAGATCTCCTTGGAACATTAAGGGAATTTTATAAAAAATTAGGTTTTGAAGTGAGATTTAGACCTGCTTATTTCCCATACACTTATCTTTCAACTGAATGTGAAATTTATTTACCAGAGAAAGGCTCTTGGATAGAACTTGGTGGAGCAGGCATGTTTCGTCCAGAAGTTCTTGAACCATTAGGTATTAAGACACCAGTGGCTGCATTTGGATTGGGAATTGAAAGATTAGCAATGATAAAATTAGGTATAGATGATATCAGAATGTTATATAGAAGCAATATAGAATGGCTAAGGAAAAATCCTCTTGTAAAGGGAATTAAATTATCATAA
- a CDS encoding triphosphoribosyl-dephospho-CoA protein (COGs: COG1767 Triphosphoribosyl-dephospho-CoA synthetase~InterPro IPR002736~KEGG: mth:MTH743 hypothetical protein~PFAM: triphosphoribosyl-dephospho-CoA protein~SPTR: O26838 Conserved protein~PFAM: ATP:dephospho-CoA triphosphoribosyl transferase) has product MNANYVSKSAQIASILEVSGYPKPGNVHRTKDFDDMCFEDFLISGIVIGDVMYEAAKRSKKCRDLKSIELGYLIYKAVKETKKWVNNNTNLGIIMLLTPLSAAAGMSKRFGEIRENVDKIMRNTTPKDSVYLYRAIRMANAGGMGNHEIDVTDKSSESKLLKNNLNMFDVLKISSSWDNIANELTNAMPITFDIGFPTFKKNLKYGINIATVQTFLVILSKFPDTLIRRKYGHKTAVKVSEAAKDILDVGGMLSNEGYKKIKHLDKKLREKNLNPGTTADLTAASIMVTLLDMYDKTSNSPKCILKEGANGLQNR; this is encoded by the coding sequence ATGAATGCTAATTATGTTTCAAAATCAGCGCAAATAGCATCAATATTAGAAGTTAGTGGATATCCAAAGCCTGGAAATGTTCATAGAACTAAAGATTTTGATGACATGTGTTTTGAAGATTTTCTTATAAGTGGTATTGTAATTGGGGATGTAATGTATGAAGCTGCCAAAAGAAGTAAAAAATGTAGGGATTTAAAATCTATAGAGCTTGGATATTTAATATATAAAGCTGTCAAAGAAACAAAAAAATGGGTAAATAACAATACAAATTTAGGAATAATAATGTTATTAACACCTCTATCAGCTGCTGCTGGAATGTCAAAAAGATTTGGTGAAATTAGGGAAAATGTTGATAAAATTATGCGTAATACAACACCTAAAGATTCTGTATATTTATATAGAGCAATACGTATGGCAAACGCAGGTGGTATGGGAAATCATGAAATTGATGTAACCGATAAATCATCTGAAAGTAAATTATTGAAAAATAATTTGAATATGTTTGATGTTTTAAAAATTTCCTCATCTTGGGATAATATAGCGAATGAATTAACTAATGCAATGCCAATAACATTTGATATAGGTTTCCCAACTTTTAAAAAAAATTTAAAATATGGAATAAATATTGCCACTGTCCAAACATTTTTAGTTATTTTATCTAAATTTCCAGATACTTTAATTAGAAGAAAATATGGACATAAAACTGCTGTAAAAGTATCTGAAGCTGCTAAAGATATATTAGATGTTGGTGGCATGTTAAGCAATGAGGGATACAAAAAAATAAAACATTTGGATAAGAAATTAAGAGAAAAAAATCTAAACCCAGGCACTACTGCAGATTTAACAGCTGCATCTATAATGGTCACACTACTAGATATGTATGACAAAACTTCTAATTCTCCAAAATGTATATTGAAGGAGGGCGCAAATGGTTTACAAAACAGATGA